Proteins encoded by one window of uncultured Methanobrevibacter sp.:
- a CDS encoding MBL fold metallo-hydrolase has product MPVSAYLIECSHGKILFDCGWDRDMSPNGKFDRKSQMKSLGGFLLYKTNQGVLPIGDAIDEQLAEIEIRPADLDLVLLSHLDCDHVNGLKLVKNAKRILVANDELKFAENGSLMNKIRYNNDWWNGTKIEGFDWNGSDGPVKKSYDVFGDGSLVMINIPGHCEGLCALKITNDSGKYVLLFADGGYAKKSWKEQITSGIADDKEMQKKSLEWIREQSLNPDCVESLANHDPDVEPHLINL; this is encoded by the coding sequence TTGCCAGTTTCTGCATATCTGATAGAATGTAGTCATGGAAAAATTTTATTTGATTGTGGTTGGGATAGGGATATGAGTCCGAATGGTAAATTTGACAGAAAGTCACAAATGAAATCTCTTGGAGGTTTTCTTCTTTATAAAACGAATCAGGGAGTTCTTCCAATAGGTGATGCTATTGATGAACAGCTTGCTGAAATTGAAATACGACCTGCTGATTTGGATTTGGTATTGCTTTCTCATTTGGATTGTGATCATGTAAATGGATTGAAACTGGTGAAAAATGCCAAAAGAATACTTGTGGCAAATGATGAACTCAAATTTGCAGAAAATGGTAGTTTGATGAACAAAATACGTTATAATAATGACTGGTGGAATGGAACTAAAATAGAGGGTTTTGACTGGAATGGGTCAGATGGTCCTGTTAAGAAATCGTATGATGTATTTGGAGATGGAAGTCTGGTAATGATAAATATTCCTGGACATTGTGAAGGTTTATGTGCTCTGAAAATTACGAATGATAGTGGAAAATATGTATTGCTTTTCGCAGATGGAGGTTATGCAAAAAAGTCCTGGAAGGAACAAATTACATCGGGGATTGCGGATGACAAAGAAATGCAGAAAAAATCATTGGAATGGATTCGTGAACAAAGTTTGAATCCTGATTGTGTAGAATCACTTGCAAATCATGATCCTGATGTTGAACCACATTTAATAAATTTATAA
- a CDS encoding zinc ribbon domain-containing protein, with protein sequence MTKICLNCNEEYDDSYKFCQNCGTELSEVKGEEKNEKGFFTKVIEKGTELKEKNDAYYEEKRKKKKLANRTTTEKEYDFYFEDIVQQFKEDAKKADKVYRAYVTSGISRLEKINGRFLASQLIKLDILNKQNKRIIEQNDAIIDLLTQLVNK encoded by the coding sequence ATGACAAAAATTTGTTTAAATTGTAATGAAGAATATGATGATTCATATAAATTTTGCCAAAATTGTGGAACAGAATTATCTGAAGTAAAAGGCGAAGAAAAAAATGAAAAAGGATTTTTTACTAAAGTTATAGAAAAGGGGACAGAATTAAAAGAAAAAAATGATGCTTATTATGAAGAAAAAAGGAAAAAGAAAAAACTAGCTAATAGAACTACCACAGAAAAAGAGTATGATTTTTATTTTGAAGATATTGTACAACAATTTAAAGAAGATGCAAAAAAAGCAGATAAAGTGTATAGAGCATATGTTACAAGTGGTATTTCAAGATTAGAAAAAATTAATGGTAGATTTTTAGCTTCACAATTGATTAAATTAGATATTTTAAATAAACAAAATAAAAGAATAATAGAACAAAATGATGCTATTATAGATTTATTAACTCAATTAGTTAACAAATAG